A single region of the Geobacillus subterraneus genome encodes:
- a CDS encoding sulfurtransferase: protein MASLVSHEWLHAHLSEENIRVLDCRFWLGDPSKGASVYRDDHIPGAVYMDLERDLSGPVSEHGGRHPLPSAAQAAAVFGRAGIDETVTVIVYDDQDGAMAARCWWLLRYFGHERVYVLDGNYSEWKRKWRPVTDAIPAVAPRRFQPRPDRSWLATVEDVRAAVRNRSAVLIDSREWKRYAGLEEPIDRRPGRIPGAVHRFWKDGVEEDGYWKRATDQAARFADLDRGTPLIVYCGSGVTACPNVLALKEAGYRNVRLYVGSFSDWISYPDHPVETGDPSSSA, encoded by the coding sequence ATGGCGTCTCTTGTTTCCCACGAATGGCTGCACGCCCATTTGTCCGAGGAAAACATCCGCGTTCTTGATTGCCGGTTTTGGCTCGGTGACCCGTCTAAAGGCGCATCCGTTTACCGAGACGATCATATTCCCGGTGCAGTGTATATGGATTTGGAGCGCGATTTGTCCGGTCCGGTGTCGGAGCATGGCGGACGTCATCCGCTGCCATCGGCCGCTCAAGCGGCCGCCGTGTTTGGCCGCGCCGGCATCGATGAAACGGTGACGGTCATCGTCTACGATGATCAAGATGGGGCGATGGCCGCGCGCTGTTGGTGGCTGCTTCGCTATTTCGGCCATGAGCGCGTTTACGTGTTAGACGGCAATTACAGCGAATGGAAAAGGAAATGGCGCCCGGTGACGGACGCTATTCCTGCGGTAGCGCCGCGGCGGTTTCAGCCGCGGCCCGACCGATCATGGCTCGCAACGGTTGAGGATGTGCGCGCCGCTGTGCGCAACCGCTCGGCCGTGCTCATCGATTCGCGCGAGTGGAAGCGGTACGCCGGCTTAGAAGAACCGATCGACCGCCGTCCCGGCCGCATTCCGGGAGCGGTGCACCGGTTTTGGAAAGATGGGGTGGAAGAAGACGGCTACTGGAAACGCGCAACCGATCAAGCGGCGCGCTTCGCCGACCTTGACCGCGGTACGCCGTTGATCGTCTACTGCGGCTCCGGTGTCACCGCCTGTCCGAACGTGCTCGCCTTAAAAGAAGCCGGCTACCGAAATGTCCGGTTGTATGTCGGCAGTTTCAGCGACTGGATTTCCTACCCGGATCATCCGGTCGAAACGGGCGATCCATCATCTTCTGCATAA
- a CDS encoding YpbS family protein: MSEVHQAITAHVQKQHAVLKKFAMLDAERERHIEEAVERCRRGEPFTVELINEVTKQMNELAKGGLVPTRKYVTPEMVRDYVSRLEGKRP, translated from the coding sequence TTGAGTGAAGTGCATCAAGCGATTACCGCCCACGTACAAAAACAGCATGCCGTCTTGAAAAAGTTTGCCATGCTCGACGCCGAGCGCGAGCGGCATATCGAAGAAGCGGTCGAGCGGTGCCGCCGCGGCGAGCCGTTTACGGTCGAGCTGATCAACGAAGTGACGAAACAAATGAACGAGCTGGCTAAAGGCGGCCTCGTGCCGACGCGCAAGTACGTAACGCCAGAAATGGTGCGCGACTATGTGAGCCGGCTTGAAGGGAAGCGACCGTAA
- a CDS encoding dynamin family protein, producing the protein MGHVATARSSLRPWLAKMIEMYEQLREANDKENADKVKQLMEKTASGELVVAFCGHFSAGKSSLINALLGEPLLPSSPIPTSANLVKVKAGRDYVRVFYHRDAPVEYEPPYDPDLIRAQCRDGETIEWIEISRETDAIPPGVAILDTPGIDSTDDAHRLATESALHLADVVFYVMDYNHVQAELNFQFTKQLTDEGKTVYLIINQIDKHREDELPFAAFRASAVEAFRRWGVEAARLFFLSLKAPTHPHNEWHELSACLRRLFADKDEWLVRGAEAGLNGIAARHFEQLCARHEPLEQEMRMQLQELGGAGDEAAAMEELRRLEAELVDWQTAPARAEEAFRVELERVLQNAYLMPFETRVRAEAYLQAMRPDFKVGWWFAKTKTEEERQRRLDAFYESVKAQAEAQIEWHVRQLLLRFGNEWNAEHAWLGKCQQWTVGWEKGLLAGLVKQGADTSGAALLNYTDEVAAALKKGYRDSALALFAELADQVAKQAAAHTEALSSELSKAREKAELISRLARLKAEREERQRAFRQLIAAPGDAAALDENRLAALTAPPDFRKARHVETAKQQAAAAPAADHAVKEQALGRRGGAAGGGVENERTGESRTPSAGGKRRSEQAAGRLDEAAAYLEQTDLLRRFAAPLRDKARRLRERAFTVALFGAFSAGKSSLANALLGAPLLPSSPNPTTAAISKIAPPDKEHPHGTAIVKVKSEPQIWADVQASLSQFGHAANTWEEALRICARLAESGAEHPAQKPHVAFLAAAAAGYERMCGRFGATLSIRFEELEEYVADEAVSCFLDEVVLYADCPLTRQGVTLVDTPGVDSLNARHTGVAFHYMKHADALLFVTYYNHAFSKADREFLLQLGRVKDAFALDKMFFIINAADLAQSKEELDAVVAYMSGELARFGIRFPRLYALSSRMALAEKTGAEPGPRGVLTDSGLPAFEADFFRFLTEELAEVAVEGAYAELERAYQTAAEYARAAGQSEAEKAAKRRELEAVKAKMRTVLADAGDAYGRQALSQEVDELLYYVKQRVFFRLNDAFKEAFNPAVLRDDQGPVRRALERCLDELLASVGFDLAQELRATSLRVEAFLHKRLAEQFARLTNELRRLDEALALVLPEPFAFAAPEFANAFSDVDRARFAKALSLYKNAKSFFERDEKRRMKEEMEAALVEPVDRYLAEQKERLVSAYAKQYEAAAAALAAALADQVDSYMDGFMAALAETADSEALNRIEAALFGLLSREDREARR; encoded by the coding sequence ATGGGACATGTTGCGACTGCGCGGTCGTCATTGCGGCCGTGGCTGGCGAAAATGATCGAAATGTATGAGCAGCTTCGGGAGGCCAATGACAAAGAAAATGCCGACAAAGTGAAGCAGCTTATGGAAAAGACGGCGTCCGGAGAGCTTGTTGTCGCGTTTTGCGGCCATTTCTCCGCCGGCAAATCGAGTTTGATCAATGCGCTGCTCGGCGAGCCGCTATTGCCGTCAAGCCCGATTCCGACGAGCGCCAATCTTGTGAAAGTGAAGGCCGGCCGGGATTATGTGCGCGTTTTTTACCACCGCGATGCGCCGGTCGAGTACGAACCGCCGTATGATCCGGACCTTATCCGCGCGCAATGCCGCGACGGGGAGACGATCGAATGGATTGAAATCAGCCGCGAAACGGACGCCATTCCGCCGGGAGTCGCCATCTTGGACACGCCGGGCATCGACTCGACGGACGACGCCCACCGGCTGGCGACCGAGTCCGCGCTCCATTTAGCCGATGTCGTCTTTTATGTCATGGATTATAACCATGTACAGGCGGAATTAAACTTTCAATTTACGAAACAATTAACGGATGAAGGGAAAACCGTCTATTTGATCATCAACCAAATCGACAAACATCGGGAGGACGAGCTGCCGTTTGCTGCGTTTCGCGCCTCGGCGGTTGAGGCGTTCCGGCGATGGGGAGTCGAGGCGGCCCGCTTGTTTTTTCTCTCGTTAAAAGCGCCGACCCATCCGCATAATGAATGGCATGAGCTATCAGCTTGTTTGCGCCGGCTGTTTGCGGATAAAGATGAATGGCTCGTCCGCGGCGCTGAAGCCGGGTTAAACGGAATCGCCGCCCGCCATTTCGAACAGCTTTGCGCCCGTCATGAGCCGCTTGAACAAGAGATGCGCATGCAGCTTCAGGAGCTCGGCGGCGCCGGGGATGAAGCGGCGGCCATGGAGGAGCTCAGACGGCTGGAGGCGGAGCTTGTCGATTGGCAAACGGCGCCGGCACGGGCTGAAGAGGCTTTTCGCGTCGAACTGGAGCGCGTGCTGCAAAACGCCTACTTGATGCCGTTTGAGACAAGAGTGCGGGCTGAAGCGTACTTGCAGGCGATGCGGCCCGATTTTAAAGTTGGATGGTGGTTTGCGAAGACAAAAACAGAAGAGGAGCGCCAGCGGCGGCTCGATGCGTTTTACGAAAGCGTCAAAGCGCAAGCGGAGGCGCAAATCGAATGGCACGTCCGCCAGTTGCTTCTTCGGTTTGGAAACGAATGGAACGCTGAGCACGCTTGGCTTGGCAAGTGCCAGCAATGGACGGTGGGGTGGGAGAAAGGGCTGCTCGCCGGTCTCGTTAAACAAGGCGCGGATACAAGCGGCGCGGCGCTATTAAACTATACGGACGAGGTCGCTGCGGCGCTGAAAAAAGGTTACCGCGATTCGGCGCTTGCTTTGTTTGCTGAGCTCGCGGACCAAGTTGCCAAACAGGCAGCCGCTCACACGGAAGCATTGAGCAGCGAACTTTCGAAGGCGCGCGAAAAAGCGGAGCTTATCAGCCGCCTCGCCCGCCTCAAAGCCGAGCGGGAAGAGCGCCAACGCGCGTTTAGGCAGCTCATCGCCGCCCCGGGCGATGCCGCAGCGCTTGATGAGAACCGCCTTGCCGCGCTGACCGCGCCGCCTGATTTCCGCAAGGCGCGCCATGTGGAAACGGCAAAACAGCAAGCCGCAGCTGCGCCGGCAGCTGATCATGCCGTCAAAGAGCAAGCGCTCGGTCGGAGAGGGGGGGCGGCTGGCGGCGGAGTGGAGAACGAAAGAACGGGGGAATCCCGTACGCCGTCAGCCGGTGGAAAGCGGCGAAGCGAACAGGCCGCCGGCCGGCTTGATGAAGCGGCAGCTTACCTTGAACAAACGGATTTGCTGCGCCGTTTCGCCGCCCCGTTGCGCGACAAGGCGCGCCGGCTCCGTGAGCGCGCGTTTACGGTCGCTTTGTTTGGCGCTTTCAGCGCCGGCAAGTCATCGCTTGCCAACGCCTTGCTCGGCGCACCGCTTTTGCCGTCCTCGCCGAACCCGACGACCGCCGCCATCAGCAAAATCGCGCCGCCTGACAAGGAACATCCGCACGGTACGGCGATCGTGAAAGTGAAAAGCGAACCGCAAATTTGGGCTGATGTGCAAGCATCGCTCAGCCAGTTCGGCCATGCGGCGAATACTTGGGAGGAAGCGCTTCGCATTTGCGCCCGCCTCGCTGAGTCTGGGGCCGAACATCCGGCGCAAAAGCCGCACGTTGCTTTTTTGGCGGCCGCTGCGGCCGGCTATGAGCGGATGTGCGGTCGATTTGGGGCAACGCTGTCGATCCGTTTCGAGGAGCTGGAAGAGTATGTGGCGGATGAAGCGGTGTCGTGTTTCTTAGATGAGGTCGTGCTGTATGCCGACTGTCCGCTCACCCGCCAAGGAGTGACGCTTGTCGATACGCCGGGAGTTGATTCGTTAAACGCCCGTCATACCGGAGTGGCGTTCCATTATATGAAGCATGCCGATGCGCTGCTGTTTGTGACATACTACAACCATGCGTTTTCGAAAGCGGACCGCGAGTTTTTGCTTCAGCTCGGGCGCGTCAAAGATGCGTTTGCCCTTGACAAAATGTTTTTCATCATCAATGCGGCCGATTTGGCCCAGTCGAAAGAAGAACTTGATGCTGTCGTCGCCTACATGAGCGGTGAGCTCGCCCGTTTTGGCATCCGCTTTCCGCGCCTTTATGCGCTCTCAAGCCGCATGGCGCTGGCGGAAAAAACAGGGGCGGAGCCCGGACCGCGCGGCGTCTTGACGGACTCCGGCTTGCCTGCCTTTGAAGCGGACTTTTTCCGCTTCTTGACAGAGGAGCTGGCCGAGGTGGCGGTCGAGGGCGCCTACGCCGAGCTCGAGCGGGCGTATCAGACGGCGGCGGAATACGCGCGGGCCGCCGGGCAGAGCGAGGCGGAAAAAGCGGCGAAGCGGCGGGAGCTTGAGGCGGTTAAGGCCAAAATGCGCACCGTGCTCGCCGATGCCGGCGATGCCTACGGCCGACAAGCGCTCAGCCAAGAAGTCGACGAACTGCTTTATTACGTGAAACAGCGCGTCTTTTTCCGCTTGAACGACGCGTTTAAAGAGGCGTTTAATCCGGCGGTGCTCCGCGACGATCAAGGCCCGGTGCGGCGGGCGCTTGAGCGTTGCCTCGATGAGCTGCTGGCGTCCGTTGGCTTTGATTTGGCGCAAGAGCTGCGGGCGACGAGCTTGCGGGTTGAGGCGTTTTTGCATAAACGGCTTGCCGAGCAGTTCGCCCGTCTGACTAACGAGCTTCGCCGCCTTGATGAGGCGCTCGCCCTCGTGCTGCCGGAGCCGTTTGCCTTTGCGGCGCCGGAGTTCGCCAACGCCTTTAGCGATGTGGATCGGGCGCGGTTTGCCAAGGCGCTTTCGCTCTATAAAAACGCAAAATCGTTTTTTGAACGTGATGAGAAGCGGCGGATGAAAGAAGAGATGGAAGCAGCGCTCGTTGAGCCGGTGGATCGATATTTGGCCGAGCAAAAAGAGCGGCTCGTCTCCGCATACGCCAAGCAATACGAGGCTGCCGCCGCCGCGCTTGCCGCCGCGCTCGCCGACCAGGTCGACAGCTATATGGACGGTTTCATGGCGGCGCTCGCCGAAACGGCGGACTCCGAGGCGCTCAACCGAATCGAAGCGGCGCTTTTCGGCCTTCTTTCGAGGGAAGACCGGGAGGCGCGCCGATGA
- a CDS encoding isoprenylcysteine carboxyl methyltransferase family protein encodes MMMRFAFVFFAVVGMRLFELWLAKRNERYVKALGAKEVGARHYPWIVLMHVLFLLSLAVEALRKGARPSRRWPLLFPLFLAVEGLRAWTILSLGRFWNTKILIVPNRPVVKKGPYRWIRHPNYAVVVLEIALLPLLFQAPMTALVFSLLNALMLSVRITAEEQALSAFTDYEEAFQERPRFLPPLRRKTAARM; translated from the coding sequence ATGATGATGCGGTTTGCCTTCGTATTTTTTGCGGTGGTCGGGATGCGTTTGTTTGAGCTTTGGCTTGCGAAACGAAACGAACGGTATGTGAAAGCGCTCGGGGCAAAAGAGGTTGGCGCCCGCCATTATCCGTGGATCGTGTTGATGCATGTGCTCTTTCTTTTGTCGCTGGCTGTGGAGGCGCTTCGAAAAGGCGCCCGCCCGTCGCGGCGCTGGCCGCTTTTGTTTCCGCTCTTTCTCGCCGTCGAAGGGCTGCGCGCATGGACGATTTTGTCGCTTGGCCGCTTTTGGAATACGAAAATTTTGATTGTTCCCAACCGCCCGGTCGTGAAAAAAGGACCATACCGGTGGATTCGTCATCCGAACTATGCGGTCGTCGTTTTGGAGATCGCGTTGCTGCCGCTTTTGTTTCAGGCGCCTATGACCGCGCTCGTATTTTCACTTCTTAACGCGCTTATGTTGTCCGTTCGCATTACGGCTGAAGAGCAGGCGCTGTCGGCGTTTACCGATTATGAGGAAGCGTTTCAGGAGCGGCCGCGTTTTTTGCCGCCGCTAAGAAGAAAAACAGCCGCGCGCATGTAA
- a CDS encoding type III polyketide synthase — MPTLLSIGTAKMPYIVSQDEVKRHVAGLFAGRLARAERLLQAFDNGGIGTRTFVKPLVWYSEPHGFGEKNEVYIDSAVRYSGEAANNCLHNAPAGPVPHEAVDALFYISTTGLSTPSIEARLMNVLPFSPSAVRVPVWGLGCAGGAAGLARAADYCRAFPKAKALVIAAEFCSLTFQAHDLSKSNVIGTSLFSDGVACVLVAGDEAAPNSGAPRIIAARSALMPRSEDVMGWDIRDEGLFVVFSKDIPSIVRAWLRPQVESFLQENGLSLRDLRYFIAHPGGKKVMEAYEEAFGFDMEQTKASREVLARYGNMSSATVYFVLEEVMRQPLAPGYGLLVALGPGFSAEMVLLKWEG, encoded by the coding sequence ATGCCGACCCTTTTATCGATCGGCACGGCAAAGATGCCATATATCGTTTCCCAAGACGAAGTGAAGCGGCATGTCGCCGGTCTGTTTGCCGGACGCCTCGCGCGCGCCGAGCGGTTGCTGCAGGCGTTTGACAACGGCGGCATCGGTACGCGCACGTTTGTTAAGCCGCTTGTTTGGTACAGCGAGCCACATGGTTTCGGGGAGAAAAATGAGGTGTACATCGACAGCGCCGTTCGCTACAGCGGCGAGGCAGCCAACAACTGTTTGCATAATGCTCCCGCCGGCCCGGTTCCGCATGAGGCGGTCGATGCGCTGTTTTACATCTCAACGACCGGTTTGTCCACGCCAAGCATCGAGGCGCGGCTGATGAACGTACTGCCGTTTTCTCCTTCCGCCGTGCGGGTGCCGGTTTGGGGGCTTGGCTGTGCGGGCGGGGCAGCGGGCCTTGCTCGGGCGGCCGATTATTGCCGGGCGTTTCCGAAGGCGAAGGCGCTTGTGATTGCCGCTGAGTTTTGCAGTTTGACATTTCAGGCGCACGACTTATCAAAAAGCAATGTGATCGGCACATCGCTTTTTTCCGACGGTGTGGCCTGCGTGCTTGTCGCCGGCGATGAAGCAGCGCCAAACAGCGGCGCGCCGCGCATCATCGCCGCCCGGTCGGCGCTGATGCCCCGCTCGGAGGACGTGATGGGGTGGGATATTCGCGATGAAGGGCTGTTTGTCGTCTTTTCAAAAGACATTCCGTCGATCGTCCGCGCATGGCTGCGCCCCCAAGTGGAGTCGTTTTTGCAGGAGAACGGGCTGAGTCTTCGCGACCTTCGCTATTTTATCGCTCACCCGGGCGGGAAAAAGGTGATGGAGGCGTACGAAGAAGCGTTCGGGTTCGACATGGAACAGACAAAGGCTTCCAGAGAGGTGCTGGCCCGATATGGCAATATGTCGTCAGCCACCGTTTATTTCGTGCTTGAGGAAGTGATGCGGCAGCCGCTTGCGCCCGGGTATGGGCTGCTCGTCGCCCTCGGTCCCGGCTTTAGCGCCGAGATGGTGCTGCTCAAATGGGAGGGATGA
- a CDS encoding nucleobase:cation symporter-2 family protein has product MKMKWWQVGSLGIQHVLAMYAGAIVVPLVVGGALQLSGEQLTYLVAVDLLTCGIATLLQVWKNKWFGIGLPVMLGCTFTAVGPMIAIGGQYGMPAVYGSILCAGLVVVLISPYFSKLRALFPPVVTGSVVTVIGLTLIPAAVNNMAGGQGAKDFGAPANLALSFGVLALIVVLYRCFKGFVRSIAILLGMAVGTAAAAAMGKVDWTAVTEASWVHLPQPFYFGVPSFHGPAVLTMVLVAIVSLVESTGVYFALSDICRRRLTDEDLAGGYRAEGLAIIVGGLLNAFPYTTYSQNVGLVQLSGVKTRNVIYAAALFLILLGFVPKIAAVATIIPAPVLGGAMLAMFGMVIAYGVKMLSQVDLTVQENLLIIACSIGVGLGVTAVPNLFAELPAGLRILTDSGIVAGSMTAILLNAVFHLGKARKSATLPLQEQKIS; this is encoded by the coding sequence ATGAAAATGAAATGGTGGCAAGTCGGGTCATTAGGCATCCAGCACGTGTTGGCGATGTACGCCGGGGCGATCGTCGTCCCGCTTGTCGTCGGCGGTGCGCTTCAGCTGTCGGGAGAGCAGCTTACGTATTTAGTGGCCGTTGACCTATTGACATGCGGCATCGCGACATTGCTGCAAGTATGGAAAAATAAGTGGTTTGGCATCGGCTTGCCGGTTATGCTCGGCTGTACGTTTACAGCGGTGGGGCCGATGATCGCCATCGGCGGGCAATACGGAATGCCGGCCGTGTATGGGTCGATCCTTTGCGCCGGACTTGTCGTCGTGCTCATCAGTCCGTATTTCAGCAAGCTGCGGGCGCTGTTCCCGCCGGTTGTCACCGGTTCGGTTGTCACGGTGATCGGCTTGACGCTCATCCCGGCGGCCGTGAACAATATGGCTGGGGGGCAAGGGGCGAAGGATTTCGGCGCCCCGGCCAACTTGGCGTTGTCGTTTGGCGTGCTCGCGCTCATTGTTGTGCTCTACCGCTGCTTCAAAGGCTTCGTTCGCTCCATTGCCATTTTGCTTGGGATGGCCGTCGGCACCGCTGCCGCGGCGGCGATGGGAAAAGTGGACTGGACGGCTGTCACCGAAGCGTCGTGGGTTCATCTGCCGCAGCCGTTTTATTTCGGTGTTCCGTCGTTCCATGGCCCGGCCGTCTTGACGATGGTGTTGGTTGCCATCGTCAGCCTCGTCGAATCGACCGGCGTCTACTTCGCTTTGTCTGACATTTGCCGCCGCCGGCTGACGGATGAGGATTTGGCGGGCGGCTACCGCGCCGAAGGGCTGGCAATCATCGTCGGCGGGTTGCTGAATGCGTTCCCGTATACGACATACTCACAAAACGTCGGCCTCGTTCAATTGTCAGGCGTGAAAACGCGAAACGTCATTTACGCCGCCGCTCTGTTTCTCATCTTGCTTGGATTTGTGCCGAAAATCGCGGCTGTGGCGACAATCATTCCAGCCCCAGTGCTCGGCGGGGCGATGCTCGCCATGTTTGGCATGGTCATCGCCTACGGCGTGAAAATGTTAAGCCAAGTTGACTTGACGGTGCAAGAAAACTTGCTCATTATCGCCTGCTCGATCGGCGTGGGGCTCGGGGTGACAGCGGTGCCGAACTTGTTTGCTGAACTGCCGGCCGGCCTCCGCATTTTGACGGATAGCGGCATCGTCGCTGGCAGCATGACCGCTATCCTCTTAAACGCCGTCTTCCATCTCGGCAAGGCGAGAAAATCAGCTACCTTGCCGCTGCAGGAACAAAAAATCTCGTAA
- a CDS encoding xanthine phosphoribosyltransferase has translation MRELLEKIVAEGEVVTDGVLKVDRFLNHQVDPHLMKRIGEEFAAKFHCERPTKVLTLESSGISPALMAAYELGVPLVVARKRRPLTMTREVYRAEVYSFTKKETNEIIVSRPLLDSSDRVLIIDDFLANGQAALGMVEVVHQAGADVVGIGIVIEKAFQDGGRLLRSRGFRVVSLARIGSLTDGVIRFHEGVMNG, from the coding sequence ATGCGCGAATTGCTCGAAAAAATTGTCGCTGAAGGGGAGGTTGTCACGGACGGAGTGCTCAAAGTCGACCGCTTCTTAAACCATCAAGTCGACCCGCATTTGATGAAGCGGATTGGGGAGGAGTTCGCCGCCAAGTTTCACTGTGAGCGGCCGACGAAAGTGCTGACGCTTGAGTCATCGGGCATCAGCCCGGCACTTATGGCTGCCTATGAACTTGGTGTTCCTCTTGTCGTTGCACGCAAGCGGCGTCCGTTGACGATGACCCGTGAAGTGTATCGCGCAGAAGTGTATTCTTTTACGAAAAAGGAAACGAACGAGATCATTGTTTCCAGGCCGCTACTGGATAGCAGCGACCGGGTGCTGATTATCGACGACTTTTTAGCCAACGGTCAAGCGGCGCTCGGGATGGTGGAAGTCGTCCATCAAGCAGGAGCGGATGTCGTTGGCATCGGCATTGTCATTGAAAAAGCATTTCAAGACGGCGGCCGGCTGCTTCGTTCGCGCGGATTCCGCGTCGTTTCGCTCGCTCGCATCGGCTCGCTTACGGATGGCGTCATTCGATTTCACGAAGGGGTGATGAACGGATGA
- a CDS encoding cytochrome c oxidase subunit II: protein MHIHKYEKIWLTFGIGCLVVFLTVVGVSAFAAGQQPPSYLTTIDPEKVDTTPPFNQPGLVKKGNNEYELNIVVAAFSFTPNAIEIPKGAKVTINVTSKDVIHGFQIPGTNINMMVEPGYVNSLTTTFDEPGEYTILCNEYCGAGHHMMTARIKVVE, encoded by the coding sequence ATGCACATTCATAAATACGAAAAAATTTGGCTGACGTTCGGCATCGGCTGTCTCGTTGTCTTTTTAACCGTCGTCGGCGTGAGCGCTTTCGCTGCCGGACAGCAGCCGCCAAGCTACCTGACGACGATCGATCCAGAGAAAGTGGACACGACCCCGCCATTCAATCAGCCTGGGCTTGTCAAAAAAGGAAATAACGAGTACGAACTAAACATTGTTGTCGCGGCGTTTTCCTTTACGCCAAATGCCATCGAAATTCCAAAAGGAGCGAAAGTGACGATTAACGTCACCTCGAAGGATGTGATCCATGGATTTCAAATTCCAGGAACAAACATCAACATGATGGTCGAACCTGGCTACGTCAACAGTTTGACGACGACGTTTGATGAGCCCGGCGAATATACGATTCTCTGCAATGAATATTGCGGCGCCGGCCACCATATGATGACGGCGCGCATTAAGGTGGTGGAGTAA
- a CDS encoding b(o/a)3-type cytochrome-c oxidase subunit 1 has translation MVQSLEKVDRRDAKLALAHLAVAFVALALGGFAGLLQTLVRSGKFELPAGISYYTILTTHGVLLGLVLTTFFIIGFQFAAVCRTTGALSSSSRRFGWTGFWMMTIGTAMSAFFILTGQAAVLYTFYAPLQAHAGFYIGLTLVVVGSWVSGFAMFAHYARWRKAHRGEASPLLTFMSVTNMVLWLVCTLGVAATVVFQLIPWSLGLTDRVNVLLSRTLFWYFGHPLVYFWLLPAYMVWYAVIPKVIGGKIFSDSLARLAFILFLLFSIPVGFHHQLLEPGISPFWKYVQVVLTFMVIIPSLMTAFAMFATFESYGRAQGATGLFGWWRKLPWGDARFFAPFVGMLFFIPAGTGGIINASHQLNQVVHNTIWVTGHFHLTVATTVILTFFGASYWLIPHLTGRVMTKAMNRLAIIQTIVWAVGMTFMSGSMHFAGLLGAPRRSAFSTYGNSPQALEWIPYQIAQAVGGTILFIGIILILVIVINLAFFAPKGETEFPVAEAAAPQERAALALENWKLWIGLVVALILIAYTVPLIDIIQNAPPGSKGYKLW, from the coding sequence ATGGTACAATCGTTGGAAAAAGTCGATCGCCGCGACGCCAAACTGGCGCTGGCGCATTTAGCTGTCGCTTTTGTTGCTCTCGCATTAGGCGGCTTCGCCGGCCTGTTGCAAACGCTCGTCCGTTCCGGCAAGTTTGAACTGCCGGCCGGCATCAGCTATTATACGATTTTAACGACGCACGGCGTCCTGCTTGGTCTTGTATTGACGACGTTTTTCATTATCGGCTTTCAGTTTGCTGCCGTCTGCCGCACGACCGGAGCGCTTTCGAGCAGTTCGCGCCGGTTTGGCTGGACCGGCTTTTGGATGATGACGATCGGAACGGCCATGAGCGCTTTTTTCATTCTTACTGGGCAAGCGGCCGTATTGTACACATTTTATGCACCGCTGCAAGCGCACGCCGGCTTTTATATCGGCCTGACGCTTGTGGTCGTCGGCAGCTGGGTGAGCGGTTTTGCAATGTTTGCCCATTATGCACGCTGGCGGAAAGCGCACCGCGGCGAAGCGAGCCCGCTGTTGACATTTATGTCGGTGACAAATATGGTATTATGGCTCGTCTGCACGCTCGGTGTCGCTGCGACCGTCGTCTTTCAGCTTATTCCGTGGTCGCTTGGGCTCACCGACCGGGTGAACGTGCTATTGAGCCGGACGCTGTTTTGGTATTTCGGGCATCCGCTCGTTTACTTCTGGCTGCTGCCGGCGTATATGGTTTGGTACGCCGTCATTCCGAAAGTGATCGGCGGCAAAATCTTCTCTGATTCGCTCGCACGGCTGGCATTTATCTTGTTTTTGCTCTTTTCGATTCCGGTTGGTTTTCACCATCAGTTGCTCGAGCCAGGGATTTCGCCGTTTTGGAAATACGTGCAAGTCGTCTTGACGTTTATGGTCATCATTCCATCGTTAATGACGGCATTCGCCATGTTTGCGACGTTTGAATCATATGGCCGCGCGCAAGGGGCAACCGGCTTGTTTGGCTGGTGGCGGAAACTGCCGTGGGGAGATGCGCGCTTTTTCGCGCCGTTTGTCGGAATGCTGTTTTTCATTCCGGCCGGCACCGGCGGGATTATTAACGCCTCGCATCAACTCAACCAAGTCGTCCATAACACGATTTGGGTGACCGGCCACTTCCATCTGACCGTGGCTACAACTGTCATCCTTACCTTTTTTGGTGCGTCGTACTGGCTCATCCCGCATTTGACCGGCCGGGTGATGACGAAGGCGATGAACCGCCTCGCCATCATTCAAACGATCGTTTGGGCCGTTGGGATGACGTTTATGTCCGGCTCGATGCATTTTGCCGGCTTGCTTGGAGCGCCAAGACGTTCAGCGTTCTCGACGTACGGCAATTCGCCGCAGGCGCTCGAATGGATTCCGTATCAAATCGCACAAGCTGTCGGTGGAACGATCTTATTCATCGGCATCATTCTCATTCTCGTCATCGTCATCAACTTGGCATTTTTCGCCCCGAAAGGCGAAACGGAATTTCCGGTCGCCGAAGCGGCCGCCCCGCAGGAACGGGCCGCACTGGCGCTTGAAAACTGGAAACTTTGGATCGGCCTTGTCGTTGCGCTTATTTTGATCGCGTATACGGTGCCGCTGATCGACATTATCCAAAACGCCCCGCCGGGGTCGAAAGGATACAAACTATGGTAA